A genomic region of Haemorhous mexicanus isolate bHaeMex1 chromosome 14, bHaeMex1.pri, whole genome shotgun sequence contains the following coding sequences:
- the PDZD11 gene encoding PDZ domain-containing protein 11: MEGRVPYDDFPVVFLPPYESPPAWVPPHERVYHPDYNNELTQFLPRTIVLKKPPGAQLGFNIRGGKASQLGIFISKVIPDSDAHRAGLQEGDQVLSVNDVDFQDIEHSKAVEILKTAREITMRVRYFPYNYQRQKERTVH; encoded by the exons ATGGAGGGCCGGGTGCCCTACGACGACTTCCCGGTGGTTTTCCTGCCGCCCTACGAGAGCCCGCCCGCCTGGGTGCCGCCGCACGAG CGCGTTTATCACCCCGACTACAACAACGAGCTCACGCAGTTCCTGCCCCGCACCATCGTCCTCAAGAAGCCGCCCGGGGCGCAG CTGGGCTTCAACATCCGGGGAGGAAAAGCCTCGCAGTTGGGAATCTTCATCTCCAAG gTGATTCCCGACTCGGATGCTCACAGGGccgggctgcaggagggggacCAGGTGCTCTCAGTGAACGATGTGGATTTCCAGGACATTGAGCACAGCAAG GCCGTGGAGATCCTGAAGACGGCGCGGGAGATCACGATGCGCGTCCGCTACTTCCCCTACA ATTACCAGCGGCAGAAGGAACGGACAGTTCACTAA